Sequence from the Flavobacterium sp. J372 genome:
AGAATTATGCGCCCTCCCAGAATTCAAAAAAACTATGTCAGGTGGTCTTCAACAAAAATCATCAATAATCACAAGACGAAATCTTTGGGTTGAAAAATTACGTGAAATTGACGGTTATGACCAAAGCGTATAAAAATTTTACCGATAAACTTGACGAATTAAATCGTACAATTTTAGAATTTGATACTATTCTAATTTCTGACGAGCCTTTACCATTCGTATATAATAATGCTAATTTTATTACAAAATCATTTTTAATTAATTTATGCGGGTATCTTGAAACTTATCTAAAAGATGCATTAGAGTTGGCGTTACTAGATTTTAAAGAGAGGTTAACAAAGGAAAATTTGTCTTATAATTTGATACGTTGGAGTATTGAACAAAAACCCAAAAGCGACTCTAAAATGAATTCGATTCTTGATAAGAAACATTGTCGATTTGATAAATTGGATTTGAAAATAAAGAAAAATGATTTAGATAATTTTATTTCTGGAAATCCTTTTAGAACAAAAGACTTATTCGAAATGTTTGGTATTAAATTAGAAGAAAATATAAACTTTCAAGATAAGAAAGAACTTATAAATACAATTGTGACAAAGCGGAATAATATTTTGCACCATAATGATGATGCCTCAGATTTAACAAATGCTGACATTTGTATTTTTATAACGGAGTTTCGAGATTATTCATCAGGTTTAGATTCTGAAATTGAAAATATTATTCAAAATAAAGCTTTACATATAATTGCTTAAATGCTCTACCTCATCCTTTCCATAATCTGCAGCGTATCAGTTGGTGTTATCTTTAAGATAGCCCGCAAGCATAATGTAAACATTGCACAAATAGTTGCATTCAACT
This genomic interval carries:
- a CDS encoding HEPN domain-containing protein gives rise to the protein MTKAYKNFTDKLDELNRTILEFDTILISDEPLPFVYNNANFITKSFLINLCGYLETYLKDALELALLDFKERLTKENLSYNLIRWSIEQKPKSDSKMNSILDKKHCRFDKLDLKIKKNDLDNFISGNPFRTKDLFEMFGIKLEENINFQDKKELINTIVTKRNNILHHNDDASDLTNADICIFITEFRDYSSGLDSEIENIIQNKALHIIA